The genomic region CGTCTGGAGGGTCTTGGCCTGGTCGCCGATGGTGAGCGTGACGTCCGAGGAGCCGCCGGCCGTGTCCGCGGCGGAATCCCCTCCGCATCCCGTCACCGTCAGCAGGGCGCTCAGACCGAGAGCGGCGGCGAGCGTACGGAAGGTGGTGCGCTTCACGAGGTGTTCCCTTCGGGGGTACGGGAGTTGGGGGTACGGGAGTTGGGGACGTCGGAGGTGCCGGTGTGGGTGACGCCGAGCCAGCCGAGCAGGCGGGCGCGGAGCGTGACGAACTCGGGGGCGGTCAGATCGCGGGGGCGGGGCAGCTCGACGGTGACCTCGTGGGCGATGCGCCCCTCGTCCATCACCAGGACGCGGTCGGCGAGCAGCAGTGCCTCCTCCACGTCATGCGTGACCAGGAGGATCGCGCAGCCGTGCCGCTCCCACAGCTCGGCGACGAGCTGCTGCACCTTGCCGCGGGTCAGCGCGTCGAGGGCGCCGAACGGCTCGTCCAGGAGCAGGAGTTCGGGCTCGCGGACGAGGGCACGGGCCAGCGAGACGCGCTGGGCCTGACCACCGGAGAGCGTCTTGGGCCAGACGGTGGCCCGCTCGGCGATCCCGACCTCGTCCAGCGCCTTGTCGGCCAGCGCCCGGTCGGGCCGGCCGGGCAGCCCGAGGACGACATTGCGCCACACCTTCAGCCAGGGCAGCAGCCGCGGCGACTGGAACGCGGCGCTGCGCCGGGCGGGCACGGTCACCTCGCCGCCGATCTCGTCGTCGAGCCCGGCCAGGATGCGCAACAGGGTCGACTTGCCACAGCCGCTGTGGCCGAGCAGGGCCACGAACTCGCCCTCACGGATGTCGAGATCGAGCTCGTGCAGCACGGTGTTGCCGTCGAACGCGCGGGACAGCCCCCGGATCTCGACGCTGTTCCCCACGGTCGTAGCGGTCGCCGGCGCGGGCTCGGACTTCACGGTGTTCACGGTGTTCGCGGTCATGGTCACGCCTCGCCGTCGAAGGAGGCACGCCAGCCCAACAGGCGGCGCGAGAGGACCCGTACGGCGAAGTCGCAGGCGAGGCCGAGCAGCGCGTACACGGCGAGGCACAGCACGATGACGTCCGTACGGAAGTACTGCTGGGCGTTGCTCATCAGATAGCCGAGCCCGGCGTCGGCGTTGATCTGCTCGGCGAAGACGAGGGCCAGCCAGGCGGTGGAGAGGGCGTACCGGAGTCCCACGAGGGCCCCGGGCAGCGCGCTCGGCAGGATGACGTACCGGATCAGACCGAGCCTGCCGAGCCCCATCATCCGTGCGGCCTCGACGAGCCCGGCGTCGGTGGAACGGATGCCGCCGTAGATGTTGAAGTACAGCGGGTAGGTCACGCCGAGGGCCACCAGCGCGATCTTCGGCGTCTCCTCGATGCCGAACCAGACGATGAACAGCGGGATCAGACCGACCCACGGAATCGCCCGGAACATGCCCATGGAGGAGTCGATGACGTCCTCCCCGAGCCGGAACAGCCCGGCGAGCAGGGACAGCGACAGCGCGACCGTGCCTCCGATGAGGAAGCCCGTCGCCGCGCGGCGCCCCGACGCGGCGATGGCGCTGGGCAGTTCGCCGTTCTTGGTCAGCTCGACGGCCTGGTCCACGACGTCCACGGGCGAGGCGAGCACGGACTCCGGGAGCACACCGGTGACGGAGCCCAGGAGCCACAGGAGCACCAGCCCGACCGGTCCGGCGGCCCGGCGTACGGAACGGGGGACGGACAGGCGGCGGCGGGGGAGGTGCGCCGTACCGCGGATGGTGACGCGGGCCGGTGAGGGCTCGGCGGGCGGTTCGGGCTTCTTCAGTACCGGGGCTGTCACCCCGATCTGTTGCGTCGGCATGGCGGTTTTCCTCTCGGGACGGCAGAAGGCGGTTCGGGACTGCTCGGTGCGCATCAGGACGGCAGGGAACCGGTCGCCGCGGGGCGGTCGGGATCGGCGGACCAGGCCGACCAGGAGCCGGGGAAGAGCGTCGCGTCGAAACCGGCGATCGCGAGGGCCGCGATCTGATGGGCCGCGGTGACACCGGACCCGCAGTACACGCCGATCTCCGCCGCGTCTCCGGCACCCCGGTCCTCGAACCGCTTGCGCAGCACCTCCGGCGGCAGGAACGTCCCGTCGGCCGCGAGGTTCTCGCCGGTCGGGGCGGAGACCGCGCCCGGGATGTGGCCCGCGCGAGGGTCGACCGGCTCCTGCTCACCGCGATAGCGCTCTCCGGCGCGGGCGTCCAACAGCAGCCCCGCGACGGCCAGTCGGGCCGCCCCGTCCGCGTCCGTCGCCGGCAGCCCGCCCGGCCGGAGGACGACGTCCCCCGGCTCCGGTGCGCCCGGACCCGACTCCAGAGGCAGCCCCGCCGCCCGCCACGCGCCCAACGCCCCGTCCAGCAGGGTCACTTCCGGCACTCCGGCCCAGCGCAGCAGCCACCAGGCACGCGCCGCCGCCGTGTTGCCCAGGTCGTCGTGGACGACGACCGGACGCCCGCCCCCGAGACCCCAACTCCGCGCCGCGGCCTGCAGATCCACGAGGTCCGGCAGCGGATGACGGCCGCCCTCCGGGCTCGGCGGACCGGCCAGCTCGCGGTCCAGGTCGACGTACACGGCCCCCGGGATGTGGCCGGCCGTGTAGTGGTCCCGGCCGTGCGGGTCACCCAGCGCCCAGCGCACGTCGAGCACGACGGGCGGCTGCCCGGAGGCGAGCAGCTCGCGCAGTTCCGC from Streptomyces sp. NBC_00878 harbors:
- a CDS encoding ABC transporter ATP-binding protein; its protein translation is MGNSVEIRGLSRAFDGNTVLHELDLDIREGEFVALLGHSGCGKSTLLRILAGLDDEIGGEVTVPARRSAAFQSPRLLPWLKVWRNVVLGLPGRPDRALADKALDEVGIAERATVWPKTLSGGQAQRVSLARALVREPELLLLDEPFGALDALTRGKVQQLVAELWERHGCAILLVTHDVEEALLLADRVLVMDEGRIAHEVTVELPRPRDLTAPEFVTLRARLLGWLGVTHTGTSDVPNSRTPNSRTPEGNTS
- a CDS encoding ABC transporter permease, whose protein sequence is MPTQQIGVTAPVLKKPEPPAEPSPARVTIRGTAHLPRRRLSVPRSVRRAAGPVGLVLLWLLGSVTGVLPESVLASPVDVVDQAVELTKNGELPSAIAASGRRAATGFLIGGTVALSLSLLAGLFRLGEDVIDSSMGMFRAIPWVGLIPLFIVWFGIEETPKIALVALGVTYPLYFNIYGGIRSTDAGLVEAARMMGLGRLGLIRYVILPSALPGALVGLRYALSTAWLALVFAEQINADAGLGYLMSNAQQYFRTDVIVLCLAVYALLGLACDFAVRVLSRRLLGWRASFDGEA
- a CDS encoding sulfurtransferase, giving the protein MSARVTTTVAELRELLASGQPPVVLDVRWALGDPHGRDHYTAGHIPGAVYVDLDRELAGPPSPEGGRHPLPDLVDLQAAARSWGLGGGRPVVVHDDLGNTAAARAWWLLRWAGVPEVTLLDGALGAWRAAGLPLESGPGAPEPGDVVLRPGGLPATDADGAARLAVAGLLLDARAGERYRGEQEPVDPRAGHIPGAVSAPTGENLAADGTFLPPEVLRKRFEDRGAGDAAEIGVYCGSGVTAAHQIAALAIAGFDATLFPGSWSAWSADPDRPAATGSLPS